A genomic region of Longimicrobium terrae contains the following coding sequences:
- a CDS encoding TolC family protein yields the protein MKRLLTAAVLTALAPFSLAAQSDTVPLSLAEAQRVAAENNPQFRRVEADVASAEADVLRARGAFLPSVSLGLRTGGGYSRKFTGQDEFGNTVVRDDPLDFQNSSVSQSLSVDQFTLFDNGARLKDTRAARAGLQASEARVGTEALRVRGEVERRYWEAVRASNAIRLEEELLESARERLRSTQTLLRVGVRGPLDVLTAEVTVAEQEQALDRARGDARRTELDLRQSMGVLSGPPVALTDRPSDPFDPSTLDADALVARALATHPRLARAEAAARQSEYRLDAARAGRWPRLTMGASLGRTQQFSDYSGLVEPNPLDQAASFSIGLSYPLFTQYQNSSRIQSARASRNAALEDTRGEQLGVERDIRAALVELRNAYSASALAERSVELNRRRLELARRQYQVGSLTSTELTDAVERAARAERDALRTRFEFATALATLRERTGDTAAP from the coding sequence ATGAAGCGCCTGCTCACAGCCGCGGTGCTCACCGCGCTTGCCCCCTTTTCGCTGGCCGCGCAGTCCGACACGGTGCCGCTCTCGCTCGCGGAGGCGCAGCGCGTGGCCGCCGAGAACAATCCGCAGTTCCGCCGCGTGGAGGCCGACGTGGCCAGCGCCGAGGCGGACGTACTGCGCGCCCGCGGCGCCTTTCTGCCCTCCGTATCCCTGGGCCTGCGCACCGGCGGCGGATACAGTCGCAAGTTCACGGGGCAGGACGAATTCGGAAACACCGTGGTGCGCGACGACCCGCTCGACTTCCAGAACAGCTCGGTGTCGCAGAGCCTGTCGGTGGACCAGTTCACCCTGTTCGACAACGGGGCGCGGCTCAAGGACACCCGCGCCGCGCGCGCCGGCCTGCAGGCCAGCGAGGCCCGCGTGGGCACGGAAGCGCTGCGGGTGCGCGGCGAGGTGGAGCGCCGCTACTGGGAGGCCGTGCGCGCGTCCAACGCCATCCGCCTGGAAGAAGAACTGCTGGAATCCGCGCGCGAGCGGCTGCGGAGCACGCAGACGCTGCTGCGCGTGGGCGTGCGCGGGCCGCTGGACGTGCTGACCGCGGAAGTCACCGTCGCCGAGCAGGAGCAGGCACTGGACCGGGCGCGCGGCGACGCCCGCCGCACGGAGCTGGACCTGCGGCAGTCCATGGGCGTGCTGAGCGGGCCGCCGGTGGCGCTCACCGACCGCCCTTCCGATCCGTTCGATCCCTCCACGCTGGACGCGGACGCCCTGGTGGCCCGCGCGCTGGCGACGCATCCCCGGCTGGCACGCGCGGAAGCCGCGGCCCGCCAGTCGGAGTACCGGCTGGACGCGGCGCGGGCGGGGCGCTGGCCGCGCCTTACCATGGGCGCATCGCTGGGCCGCACCCAGCAGTTCAGCGACTACTCCGGGCTGGTGGAGCCCAATCCGCTGGACCAGGCGGCCAGCTTTTCCATCGGCCTCTCGTATCCCCTCTTTACGCAGTACCAGAACTCGTCGCGCATCCAGTCCGCGCGGGCCAGCCGCAACGCCGCGCTCGAGGACACCCGCGGCGAGCAGCTGGGGGTGGAGCGCGACATCCGCGCGGCGCTGGTGGAGCTTCGCAACGCGTACTCCGCGTCCGCGCTGGCCGAGCGATCGGTGGAGTTGAACCGCCGCCGGCTGGAGCTGGCGCGCCGGCAGTACCAGGTGGGCTCGCTGACCTCCACCGAACTCACCGACGCCGTGGAGCGCGCCGCCCGCGCCGAGCGCGACGCCCTTCGCACCCGGTTCGAGTTCGCCACCGCGCTCGCCACGCTGCGCGAGCGCACCGGCGACACCGCCGCGCCCTGA
- a CDS encoding efflux RND transporter periplasmic adaptor subunit, whose protein sequence is MSSMSPLRRLAPAVLAVTTVAVLSAAIYRRTQKSDDAEPAREKAPAALVQTSASGTFATDVAIPVQGSKAVRGDLVMSVSAAGQAEAWQKTVLVAQVTGRVTSLPIREGDAVRAGQPVAGLDGAEYALNVEEAQAALTEAQGKFREATLLDDQITDAQVRADRQAAARSRSGVEAAEVRVRRARLDLSRTRMAAPFAGRVASLKAVPGQWVRQGDELMTLVSLDPIRVQVQVLESELAHLAPGHTATVSFAAFPGEAFTGRIQTLNPIVESGTRTARVTVLVPNPGGRILPGMYARVSLQARRFANRVLVPRAALLERDRRTMLFVFDGAGGSGQAKWRYVTTGLQNDSVVEIVSGMDTDSVAPGETVLVDGHYTLIHDARVRLVDDVRSAGGRPD, encoded by the coding sequence ATGAGTTCCATGTCCCCCCTGCGCCGCCTCGCCCCAGCCGTCCTCGCCGTGACCACGGTCGCGGTGCTGAGTGCCGCCATCTACCGCCGCACCCAGAAGTCCGACGACGCCGAACCCGCCCGGGAAAAAGCCCCGGCGGCGCTGGTGCAGACCTCCGCGTCCGGCACGTTCGCCACCGACGTCGCCATCCCCGTGCAGGGGAGCAAGGCGGTGCGCGGCGACCTGGTAATGTCGGTGAGCGCCGCCGGCCAGGCCGAGGCGTGGCAGAAGACGGTGCTGGTGGCGCAGGTGACCGGCCGGGTGACGTCGCTCCCCATCCGCGAGGGCGACGCCGTGCGCGCGGGGCAGCCGGTGGCCGGGCTGGACGGGGCGGAATACGCGCTGAACGTGGAAGAAGCGCAGGCCGCGCTCACCGAGGCGCAGGGCAAGTTTCGCGAAGCCACGCTGCTGGACGACCAGATCACCGACGCGCAGGTGCGCGCCGACCGGCAGGCGGCGGCGCGCTCGCGCAGCGGCGTGGAGGCGGCGGAGGTGCGCGTGCGCCGCGCCCGGCTGGACCTGTCGCGCACCCGCATGGCCGCGCCGTTCGCCGGGCGCGTGGCCTCGCTCAAGGCCGTGCCCGGCCAGTGGGTGCGCCAGGGCGACGAGCTGATGACGCTGGTTTCGCTGGACCCCATCCGCGTGCAGGTGCAGGTGCTGGAAAGCGAACTCGCCCACCTGGCGCCGGGCCACACCGCCACCGTGAGCTTCGCCGCCTTTCCGGGCGAGGCGTTCACCGGCCGCATCCAGACGCTGAACCCCATCGTGGAAAGCGGCACCCGCACCGCGCGCGTCACCGTGCTGGTTCCCAACCCCGGCGGGCGCATTCTTCCCGGAATGTACGCGCGCGTCTCACTGCAGGCGCGGCGCTTTGCCAACCGCGTCCTGGTGCCCCGCGCGGCGCTGCTGGAGCGCGACCGGCGCACCATGCTGTTCGTCTTTGACGGAGCGGGCGGTTCGGGGCAGGCCAAGTGGCGCTACGTGACCACGGGGCTGCAGAACGACTCCGTGGTGGAGATCGTTTCCGGCATGGACACCGACAGCGTGGCCCCCGGCGAAACCGTGCTGGTGGACGGCCACTACACCCTGATTCACGACGCCCGCGTCCGCCTGGTGGACGACGTACGATCCGCCGGCGGCCGTCCCGACTGA
- a CDS encoding carbon starvation CstA family protein: protein MRNRLPLLGWAVVGLLGAAALGVIALHRGETINAAWMVVAAICTYAVAYRFYARFLSTRVLELDDRRATPAERLDNHVDFIPTNRWVLFGHHFAAIAGAGPLVGPVLAAQFGYLPGTLWLIIGVVLAGAVQDFVILFASMRRDGKSLGQMAREEINPAAGIIAMVAVLCIMAILLAVLALIVVNALAHSPWGLFTIACTVPIALLMGWWMHSFRPDRVGEASAIGVVLVLAATVGGKWVAADPAWAAFFTVEKTTLVWLMAGYGFIASVLPVWVLLCPRDYLSTFLKIGTITALAAGILLTLPEVRMPAVTQFVDGTGPVFSGKLFPFAFITVACGAISGFHALVASGTTPKMLSRESDARLVGYGAMLMESFVGVMAMVAAGVLDPGVYFAINAPAGVVGGTLEAATRTIAAWGFVVTPEQMQALAASVGEETLMARTGGAPSLAVGMSQIFSGVIGGPGLAAVWYHFAIMFEALFILTTIDTGTRVGRFMTQELLGYVWKPLGRTSWYPSIILSSGLVVGGWAYFLYQGVIDPLGGINSLWPLFGISNQLLAAVALCVGTTVLIKAGKARYAWTTLLPLAWLATVTFTAGWQKVFAADPKLGFLSQARAIEAALAAGGLPAGAKTVDAARQMIFNARMDAVVASVFMAVAVLVLVVSIREWILILRGRKPAVMHEAPFVATQLGLAGD from the coding sequence ATGCGAAACCGTCTTCCCCTCCTGGGCTGGGCCGTGGTGGGCCTGCTGGGCGCCGCCGCGCTCGGCGTCATCGCCCTGCACCGCGGCGAAACCATCAACGCCGCGTGGATGGTGGTGGCCGCCATCTGCACGTACGCCGTGGCCTACCGCTTCTACGCCCGCTTTCTCTCCACGCGCGTGCTGGAACTGGACGACCGGCGCGCCACGCCCGCGGAGCGGCTGGACAACCATGTGGACTTCATCCCCACCAACCGCTGGGTGCTGTTCGGGCACCACTTCGCGGCGATCGCGGGGGCGGGGCCGCTGGTGGGGCCGGTGCTGGCGGCGCAGTTCGGCTATCTGCCCGGCACGCTCTGGCTCATCATCGGCGTGGTGCTGGCGGGGGCGGTGCAGGACTTCGTGATCCTGTTCGCCTCCATGCGGCGCGACGGCAAGTCGCTGGGGCAGATGGCGCGCGAGGAGATCAATCCCGCGGCGGGGATCATCGCCATGGTCGCGGTGCTGTGCATCATGGCCATTCTGCTGGCCGTGCTGGCGCTGATCGTGGTGAACGCGCTGGCGCACTCGCCGTGGGGGCTGTTCACCATCGCCTGCACCGTTCCCATCGCGCTGCTGATGGGGTGGTGGATGCACTCCTTTCGCCCCGACCGCGTGGGCGAGGCGTCGGCCATCGGCGTGGTGCTGGTGCTGGCGGCCACGGTGGGTGGCAAGTGGGTGGCGGCGGACCCCGCGTGGGCAGCGTTCTTTACGGTGGAGAAGACCACGCTGGTGTGGCTGATGGCGGGATACGGATTCATTGCCTCCGTCCTTCCCGTCTGGGTGCTGCTCTGCCCGCGCGACTACCTCTCGACGTTTCTGAAGATCGGGACGATTACCGCGCTCGCCGCCGGCATTCTGCTTACGCTGCCGGAAGTGCGCATGCCCGCGGTGACGCAGTTCGTGGACGGCACCGGGCCCGTGTTTTCCGGCAAGCTGTTTCCGTTCGCGTTCATCACCGTGGCGTGCGGGGCCATCAGCGGATTTCACGCGCTGGTGGCGTCGGGAACCACGCCCAAGATGCTGTCGCGGGAGTCGGATGCGCGGCTGGTGGGCTACGGCGCCATGCTGATGGAGTCGTTCGTGGGGGTGATGGCGATGGTGGCGGCGGGGGTTCTGGATCCGGGCGTGTACTTCGCCATCAACGCGCCGGCGGGCGTGGTGGGCGGCACGCTGGAGGCGGCGACGCGCACCATTGCCGCGTGGGGCTTCGTGGTGACGCCGGAGCAGATGCAGGCACTGGCGGCGTCCGTGGGGGAAGAGACGCTGATGGCGCGAACCGGTGGCGCGCCGTCGCTGGCGGTGGGGATGTCGCAGATCTTTTCCGGGGTGATCGGCGGGCCGGGGCTGGCGGCGGTGTGGTACCACTTCGCCATCATGTTCGAGGCGCTGTTCATCCTCACCACCATCGACACCGGCACCCGCGTGGGCCGCTTCATGACGCAGGAGCTGCTGGGATACGTGTGGAAGCCGCTCGGTCGCACGTCGTGGTATCCCTCCATCATCCTTTCCAGCGGGCTGGTGGTGGGCGGATGGGCGTACTTTCTGTACCAGGGCGTCATCGATCCGCTGGGCGGCATCAATTCGCTGTGGCCGTTGTTCGGCATCAGCAACCAGCTGCTGGCGGCGGTGGCGCTGTGCGTGGGGACGACGGTGCTGATCAAGGCCGGCAAGGCGCGATACGCGTGGACGACGCTGCTGCCGCTGGCCTGGCTCGCGACGGTGACGTTTACCGCGGGGTGGCAGAAGGTGTTTGCCGCGGACCCCAAGCTCGGCTTCCTGTCGCAGGCCCGCGCGATCGAAGCCGCGCTCGCGGCGGGCGGGCTTCCCGCCGGTGCGAAGACGGTGGACGCCGCGCGGCAGATGATCTTCAACGCGCGGATGGACGCGGTGGTGGCCTCCGTCTTCATGGCCGTCGCCGTCCTGGTGCTGGTCGTCTCCATCCGCGAGTGGATTCTGATCCTGCGCGGCCGCAAGCCCGCCGTGATGCACGAGGCGCCGTTCGTGGCGACGCAACTCGGGCTGGCGGGGGATTGA
- a CDS encoding nuclear transport factor 2 family protein, with protein MDGTTKFFDALYAAFNAHDVDGVLAAMHPDVEWPNRLHGGWVHGHSAVRDYWTRQWQVLDPRVTPVRVVADEEGNVAVDVHQVVHDKAGVLLLDQPVRHVYRFRGGLIVHMDIQPADAELIPPD; from the coding sequence ATGGACGGTACAACGAAGTTCTTCGACGCGCTGTACGCCGCGTTCAACGCGCACGACGTGGATGGCGTACTGGCGGCGATGCACCCGGACGTGGAGTGGCCCAACCGCCTTCATGGCGGCTGGGTGCACGGGCACTCCGCCGTGCGCGACTACTGGACGCGGCAGTGGCAGGTCCTGGATCCGCGCGTGACGCCCGTGCGCGTGGTGGCGGATGAGGAAGGCAACGTTGCCGTCGACGTGCACCAGGTCGTGCACGACAAGGCGGGGGTGCTGCTTCTGGACCAGCCGGTGCGCCACGTGTACCGCTTCCGGGGCGGGCTGATCGTCCACATGGACATCCAGCCCGCCGATGCCGAACTGATCCCGCCGGACTGA